In the Haloferax marinisediminis genome, CGAAGCGGACCCAGACGAAGACGTCGCCGCACTCGCTGCGGCGACTGCCGAGTTCCTCGAAGCCTGATTCAGCTCTGTAGAGTTCTTCACACGAGACGGGAGTCCTCTGTCAGAACCTGCGTCACTCCTCCATCGCACGTTTCGTACAGAGCCAATACCCAGCGCCGAAGCCAACCAACGTGAGGACCACGAGGACAGCATCGACGAGTGCAATCGCGTACGCAGCAGTACCCGGTTCGAGGAACAGGAACGAGAAGCCGAGAAGAAGGCCCATCACGATGGCGATGGCGATGAACAGCGGGAAACGGTCACGCTGGTCGCAGATTACATCGATGACGGTCTCTAGACGTGCCATACACTGTGCTATCTAGCACGAACTATCAACCTCCCGGTTCGACTGATTGTTCGTCGCATCTCGTTCGGAGTCGAGAAACGTCTTCCCGTGTAGATTTAAAAAAAAGAAGCTTCGTGAGAGCCACGCTCCGTGACTCACCCGTTCTTAGTCTGTTAACGGCTCGCTGTTCCAGTAGTCGTGGTCTGGGTCGTTCCTGAAGCACGCAACTCGGTGCCCATCGTTCCCGTCAGATAACTGTGGAACCGTTTTCTGACACGCCTCGCGTGCCTCCGGACACCGGGTGTGGAAGCGGCAGCCACTCGGTGGATTGACCGGGTCCGGAATGTCGATTTTTCGCATCGGTGGCTCACTGGACTCTGAGTGTCCAGACAGGTTGGGCGTCGCCCAGCGAAGCACGTTCGTGTAGGGATGGCTCGGGTCGTCGATGAGCTTCTCTGCCGGCCCGACTTCGACCAGATTTCCGAGGTACATCACGCCAATACGGCCGTTTCCGTGCTCTGCGAAGTACCGTGCGTTCGAGAGGTCGTGAGAGACGAAGACGAACGAGGTGTCGAAGTCCTTCTGGAGGTCGAGCATGAGGTCCATCATCTCGACCCGGAGGGAGACGTCGAGTGCACTTATCGCCTCGTCAGCGAGGATGACGTCAGGGTTCATCAACAGCGCCCGAGCGAGCGCAACCCGCTGTTGCTCGCCACCGCTGAGTTGGTGAGGATATCGGTCGGCAAAGTCAGCAGCGGGGTTCATTCCGACGCGCTCAAGTAGTGAGTGAACTCGCTTACGGCGTTCCTCTGCACCAACGTCGGGATGGGTGAGTTTGATCGGTTCAGCGAGGATGTTCAGGATTCGCCGATTCGGATTGAGCGAACTTCCGGGGTCCTGATGGATAATCTGGAGTGACGTGCGAATTTCGTCGAACGAAATCTCTCCTTTCCCATCTTTTGCAGCCCAGATGTCCTGTCCTCTGTACTTCACAGACCCACCCGTCGGTCGCTGGAGACCGATGACAGTCTTTCCGAGCGTGGTCTTTCCACAGCCACTTTCGCCCACGAGGGCGAGGACGTCGTTCTCCTCGATATCGAGCGAGACGCCATCGACGGCTCGAACAACGTCCGGGTCTTCGAAGAAGTCGAACAGTCCCTGTTCTTTTTCGAAGTGGACTTCGACGTTGTCGAGCGAGATGAGTGGTTCGTCGCGCTGGTCGAGACTCGTCGCGGCCTCATTGGCTTGGCTCACGAACCATCACCTCCTGATGCTGGGATGGAGTCAGTGGCACGCTCGAAATGGAGTGCAATCGCGTCTCTGGCATCTTCTGCATGGTGACACGCGACGGTGTGGCCGTCTTCGAGTTGGCTGAACGCCGGGTCGACAGTTCGGCATTCTTCGGTCGCGAGTGGACACCGTGGGGCGAAAGAGCACCCCGCTGGAACGTTGATTGGTGCTGGGCTCTGCCCTTCGATTGGTCGCATCTCTTCGAGTGGTGCTTCGATGTCGGGCGTCGCGTTGAGCAACGCTCGCGTGTACGGGTGCCCACTGTTTCCGATGAGTTGCTCACGGTCGGCGACTTCGATGAGTTGGAAGGCGTACATCACAGCCATCCGGTCGGCGAGTTCGGCGACCAGTGGGAGGTCGTGAGTGATGAACACCATCGTCAGGTCGTACTTCTCCTGTAAGTCTTCGAGCAGCGTCAAGATGGAACGCTGCATCAAGAGGTCGAGCGCTGCGGTCGGTTCGTCCATCACCAGCACCTCCGGTTCGAGGATGAGAGAGAGTGCGATGAGCGCACGTTGTTGCATCCCGCCCGAAAGCTCGTGGGGGTACGACCCGAGCACGCGCTCCGGGTCGAGGTACAGGTCAGAGAGGAGTTCCCGAGCGAGCTCCATCCCCGAGGGGACGTGCGCATCGTGAGCCTTCAGCGTCTCTTTGAAGTGCCCACCGATCTTCATCGTCGGGTTGAACGAACTCATCGCTCCCTGGAAAACCATGGCAATCTCTTCCCACCGGAGTTCCCGTAGTTCGTCGTCTGAGAGCCTCAACACGTCGACGGTAGTTCCATCGTCGCGGTGGTAGAGAATCTCACCTGTGAGTCGTCCGGGGTCGGGAACGGCGTTGAGCAACGAGTCGGCGAACATGGACTTTCCGCTGCCGCTCTCGCCGACGACGCCAAGGATTTCCCCACGTTCGATGGACGCACTCACGTGGTCCAACACGAACGTTTCGCCGCCGTCGTACGTGACGGCCGCGTTGCGGACTTCGATGATTGGGTCGTCTGTCGTCATGGATGTCGTGGTTTCGGCTGTGCCGTGTTGTTCGGCAGTCATCTACAGTACCTCCGTCATGCCAGTATCTTTCTCGTCGGTGACGGCCGTCGATTCGGACTCACCCGCGAGGCGGGTGCGGACACGCGGGTTGAACACACGGTCCATCCCCTGCCCGAGGAGAATGAGTCCAATCGAGAGCCCAATGATGGCGACCATCGGGACGAGAAGCCAGTGCGCAGCACTCCAAGAGAACAGGGCACCGCCACTGTACGCGAAGTTCAGGGTGACACCCCAGTTCTGGTCGGAGTACGGCAACACACCGAGGAAGAACAGGCCGATGGAGGCGAACACGACGTACCGTGCGGCGAACACGAAGTTGACCGTCACGTACGGCATGAGGTTCGGAATGACGTCCTTCAGGATGATTCGCGGCGTACTCACGCCCATCGTCCGCGACGCTTCGACGTAGTTGTTCTCACGGATAGTCAGCACCTGCGAGTGGATGGACCGGCCGAGGCCCGCCCAGTAGTTGATGTTGATGATGATGCCGAGCAGGATGGGATTCTTGGGGTTGAACGTAATCGCGAGGATCATCACCAGCGGGAGGCCGGGGATGGCCATTACGAAGTCCGAGATCGACATCAACACGCGTCCGACGGTCCCGCCTTTGTAGCCAGCGACGGTTCCGACGAGAACGGCGATGCCGGTTGCCCAGAGTCCACCCGAAGCGACCATCAACAGGATGTCTGGCGTCGAGTGAATGATGAGTGCAGCGAGGTCCGTCCCGGATGCAGTCGTCCCGAGCGGATACGTCATGTTCTCGAACAACATCAGGTATCGTGGTGCCTGACTCGTCGACGGTTCTCGCCAGAGGCCGAGGATGGCCACGAGCGCAATCAGGAAGTAGAAGCCGATGATAAGCAGTCCGAGTCGGGTTCTGCTGTCCGACCACGCGACGATCATCGGTTTCACGAAGTTCTCCTCGTACATCTCGCGCAGTCGCTCCTCACGAGTCACCGTTACCGACGACGAACTCGAACCTCGCCAGTCGACACTGCCACCGTCTGTAACGAGCGTGCTGGGCTCGCTTCCCTCAGTACGCTTCATCGGAACCTCCGGCGCTGATTCGTGGGTCGATCTTGCTGTACGTCAGGTCGGCGATGTAGACGCCGACGATGAGTGCGACGGTGATGACGAGGAACGTCGCCATCATGAGCGGGTAGTCGTTCGCCTTGAGTGCAGCGAACATGTAGTACCCGAGGCCAGTGTACGAGAAGATCTGCTCCAGAATGACGGTCCCGGAGAGACGGAAGCCGAGGAGGAGCAAGAATCCAGTGTACATCGGTAAGATGGCGTTTCTCGCGACGTATCGCGTGGCGATTCGGTGGTCCGCAAGCCCCCGAAGTCTGGCGACACGAACGTAGTCGTTACCGAGCACCTGGATACTGTTCCCGCGCATAGCCAGTGCCTGACCACCGATTCCGCCCAGCGTGTACGAGAAGATGGGGAGGATACTGTGTTCGAGTGCGCTGAGCAAGAACGGAATGCTCAGTTCCTTCTCGACGCTGGCGCCGACGGTGCCCGCCGTCGGCAACCAACCCCACTGGTACGCGAAGACGTAGAGGGAGATGACTGCGACGACGTAGAACGGAATCGACATCAGGGCAATCGAGAGTCCACTGAACGCTTTGTCGAACCGCGACCCTTCCCAGTAGGCCTGCAACGACCCGAGGAAGATACCGATGGCGAACATGAGAATCGTCGACACGAGGACGACGAACACCGTCCACGGCACCGCTTCGGCGATGATACGTACAACTGGCTCTCCGAGCGATATCGACTCGCCGAAGTTCCCCTGGGCTACTGAACCCATGTACTCCAGATACTGCTGCCAGAGCGGGGCGTCAGGATTGATGTTCTGGAGGTTCGCGATTCGGGCGTCGACCTCTGAGGCCGGGACGCCCTGGCGGAGCAACTGTGCGCGCAGCTGCGTGAACGGTCCCCCGGGCAGGAGGCGTATCAGTCCGAACGTGAGCGTTGCCACCGCGAAGATGGTGACGAACACCCGAGCCGTCCGGCGAACGTAGTAGTTACTCATCGTTACGTGTGTCCGGTCCGCTCATTTCTTGGCCGTGAGCTCACCCTGACGTGGGAGCCACTCGCTTGGCCACTTGACTGCTCGTTCGTCACTGCCCGCCTCCGGGACGTTCCACTCGTCGTCGGTGAGCCACGACTGGTCCAACTTCGACACCAGTCCGAGGACTGGGAGGTTCTGGTTGTGGTGCCACGCGACACGCTTGATGATCTCCTCGGTCTTTGCTCGGTCCTGCGTGGTCGACACCTCCTGTATCTCCGACAGTGGGTCGATGGTCATCTCGCCGCCGTCCATTCCGGGGACAGTCTGTTCGCCCTCCGAGAAGTTGTGACCGCCGTCGATGTCCGGGATGTTAAGCTGCCAGCGCAGCGGGAAGTACGGGAACGCCGACCGTGCCCCACCAGGCATCCAGTAGAATGCACCAATTTTGAAGTTGCCCTCGATGTAGCCACCGAAGTAGTCGCCAGTGGGCTTCTGACTGATTTCGAAGTCGAAGCCGAAGGAGTTCAACTGGTCGACGACGGTGTTCGTCGCCGTGGTCCAGTCCGTCCACCCAGCGGGCGTGTAGTACGTCCCGCCAAGGGTCCGGCCACTGCTGTGTTTCCACGTGCCGCCCTCTTTCGAGTAGCCAGCCTCACGGAGGAGTGACGCAGCCTTCTCCGTCTGGGATTCGGCCATTCCGTAGCTCTCGAACGAATCGTAGGCGTCACCGAGCCACGCCTCTTGGTCGTTCGGTGCGACACCAGTGACCTTCGGTGCGGGTGCCTTCGTTCGCGGTCCTGCGTTCTCGGCGACTTGCTGTCGGTTGATGACGTGCGCGACGGCTTGTCGGACTTTTCGCTTCCCGAAGTCGGGGTCATCGTGGTTGAACAACACACCGTACCCCCACTTCGCGGAGATGGAAATCTCCTCGACGGAGTCGGGGAAGTTGGCGACGATCTTCGGCGGTGCGAAGAGACTCGTGACGAAGTCGAGTTCGCGACC is a window encoding:
- a CDS encoding ABC transporter ATP-binding protein translates to MSQANEAATSLDQRDEPLISLDNVEVHFEKEQGLFDFFEDPDVVRAVDGVSLDIEENDVLALVGESGCGKTTLGKTVIGLQRPTGGSVKYRGQDIWAAKDGKGEISFDEIRTSLQIIHQDPGSSLNPNRRILNILAEPIKLTHPDVGAEERRKRVHSLLERVGMNPAADFADRYPHQLSGGEQQRVALARALLMNPDVILADEAISALDVSLRVEMMDLMLDLQKDFDTSFVFVSHDLSNARYFAEHGNGRIGVMYLGNLVEVGPAEKLIDDPSHPYTNVLRWATPNLSGHSESSEPPMRKIDIPDPVNPPSGCRFHTRCPEAREACQKTVPQLSDGNDGHRVACFRNDPDHDYWNSEPLTD
- a CDS encoding ABC transporter ATP-binding protein, with the translated sequence MTTDDPIIEVRNAAVTYDGGETFVLDHVSASIERGEILGVVGESGSGKSMFADSLLNAVPDPGRLTGEILYHRDDGTTVDVLRLSDDELRELRWEEIAMVFQGAMSSFNPTMKIGGHFKETLKAHDAHVPSGMELARELLSDLYLDPERVLGSYPHELSGGMQQRALIALSLILEPEVLVMDEPTAALDLLMQRSILTLLEDLQEKYDLTMVFITHDLPLVAELADRMAVMYAFQLIEVADREQLIGNSGHPYTRALLNATPDIEAPLEEMRPIEGQSPAPINVPAGCSFAPRCPLATEECRTVDPAFSQLEDGHTVACHHAEDARDAIALHFERATDSIPASGGDGS
- a CDS encoding ABC transporter permease, with protein sequence MKRTEGSEPSTLVTDGGSVDWRGSSSSSVTVTREERLREMYEENFVKPMIVAWSDSRTRLGLLIIGFYFLIALVAILGLWREPSTSQAPRYLMLFENMTYPLGTTASGTDLAALIIHSTPDILLMVASGGLWATGIAVLVGTVAGYKGGTVGRVLMSISDFVMAIPGLPLVMILAITFNPKNPILLGIIININYWAGLGRSIHSQVLTIRENNYVEASRTMGVSTPRIILKDVIPNLMPYVTVNFVFAARYVVFASIGLFFLGVLPYSDQNWGVTLNFAYSGGALFSWSAAHWLLVPMVAIIGLSIGLILLGQGMDRVFNPRVRTRLAGESESTAVTDEKDTGMTEVL
- a CDS encoding ABC transporter permease codes for the protein MSNYYVRRTARVFVTIFAVATLTFGLIRLLPGGPFTQLRAQLLRQGVPASEVDARIANLQNINPDAPLWQQYLEYMGSVAQGNFGESISLGEPVVRIIAEAVPWTVFVVLVSTILMFAIGIFLGSLQAYWEGSRFDKAFSGLSIALMSIPFYVVAVISLYVFAYQWGWLPTAGTVGASVEKELSIPFLLSALEHSILPIFSYTLGGIGGQALAMRGNSIQVLGNDYVRVARLRGLADHRIATRYVARNAILPMYTGFLLLLGFRLSGTVILEQIFSYTGLGYYMFAALKANDYPLMMATFLVITVALIVGVYIADLTYSKIDPRISAGGSDEAY
- a CDS encoding ABC transporter substrate-binding protein — translated: MSDSTDRYSDLVSRRRFVELTGASGIAALAGCTGGSDDNSENDTTDDSSGGGGSNDGSGDESTDSGGPSVVDKTLVGATNNGVPTNLHLNPEATQNYDPRAGNFVFERFAAYNFNTKEFEMGALEEWAIDEETVTLTLRDDLKWDTGEDVTARDVLTQFRLMKKMGASLWDFTESVEQGGDDKTVVLNLKRPSNPEVIKHTLANGSLRLYAYHPTFEQFLDKDAEELQQFKWENDVVASGPFSVESKSKQSWELTRNPEYYGADNVNFAGISLLSRGDNTALQQGLMGRELDFVTSLFAPPKIVANFPDSVEEISISAKWGYGVLFNHDDPDFGKRKVRQAVAHVINRQQVAENAGPRTKAPAPKVTGVAPNDQEAWLGDAYDSFESYGMAESQTEKAASLLREAGYSKEGGTWKHSSGRTLGGTYYTPAGWTDWTTATNTVVDQLNSFGFDFEISQKPTGDYFGGYIEGNFKIGAFYWMPGGARSAFPYFPLRWQLNIPDIDGGHNFSEGEQTVPGMDGGEMTIDPLSEIQEVSTTQDRAKTEEIIKRVAWHHNQNLPVLGLVSKLDQSWLTDDEWNVPEAGSDERAVKWPSEWLPRQGELTAKK